One segment of Streptomyces bathyalis DNA contains the following:
- a CDS encoding bifunctional helix-turn-helix transcriptional regulator/GNAT family N-acetyltransferase, with protein sequence MGTGTVQEMRAFNRFYTNLIGALDYSRHLHTPYTLTEARVLYELVNAPRTDAADLRSAISVDAGQLSRMLTRFEERGLVSRGPSELDARRVNFVLTDEGREAARQLEERSQTAVESLLDGMTEAERELLAQSLRTARGILEGGASRDADAARIRIRAPRPGDMGWIIERNASVYAAEFGWDESYEALVARIVAEFAAEHDTAREAAWIAELNGRRAGCVMCVSDSAPDTARLRLLLVDPAARGHGLGDRLVGECVGFARAAGYREVVLWTNDVLAAARHIYQRAGFELVGESRHHSFGHDLTGQDWRLRL encoded by the coding sequence ATGGGCACCGGCACCGTGCAGGAGATGCGGGCGTTCAACCGCTTCTACACGAACCTCATCGGCGCGCTCGACTACAGCCGCCACCTGCACACCCCGTACACGCTCACCGAGGCACGCGTGCTCTACGAGCTGGTCAACGCACCGCGTACGGACGCCGCGGACCTGCGCTCCGCGATCTCCGTGGACGCCGGCCAGCTGAGCCGCATGCTCACGCGCTTCGAGGAGCGGGGCCTGGTCAGCCGCGGGCCGTCGGAACTCGACGCCCGGCGGGTCAATTTCGTCCTCACCGACGAGGGGCGGGAGGCGGCACGGCAGCTGGAGGAGCGCTCGCAGACCGCGGTGGAGTCACTGCTGGACGGCATGACGGAAGCGGAACGGGAACTGCTGGCGCAGAGCCTGCGCACGGCCCGCGGGATCCTGGAAGGCGGCGCCTCCCGGGACGCTGACGCGGCACGGATACGGATCCGCGCGCCCCGCCCGGGGGACATGGGCTGGATCATCGAACGCAACGCGTCCGTCTACGCCGCGGAGTTCGGCTGGGACGAGTCGTACGAGGCGCTCGTCGCGCGCATCGTCGCGGAATTCGCCGCAGAGCACGACACCGCGCGCGAGGCGGCGTGGATCGCCGAGCTCAACGGGCGCCGGGCCGGTTGCGTGATGTGCGTGTCGGACAGCGCCCCGGACACGGCCCGGCTGCGGCTGCTGCTCGTCGACCCCGCCGCGCGGGGGCACGGGCTCGGGGACAGGCTCGTCGGCGAGTGCGTCGGCTTCGCGCGCGCAGCCGGGTACCGGGAGGTCGTTCTGTGGACCAACGACGTGCTGGCGGCGGCGCGGCACATCTACCAGCGCGCCGGTTTCGAGCTGGTCGGTGAGTCGCGGCACCACAGCTTCGGCCACGACCTGACCGGCCAGGACTGGCGCCTGCGCCTCTGA
- a CDS encoding ABC transporter family substrate-binding protein, which produces MPAAQALDAATRRSLALLLAGALIPLAGCTSGDGGGPSSEGGGSGASRDVPHLDREQIASGGSMHWAIDSLPPTLNAFQPTADATTERVTGATLPSVFTLDSAARPQLNTDYVESAEITTREPRQTVVYKLNPKARWSSGRSIGVADFKAQWKALSGKHKSFRAARNAGYDRIGKVTRGENAHEVKVVFRKSYADWKSLFTPLYPKTVMGRADDFKHAARTSLPVSAGPFRVKKIHRGDTSVALVRNGKWWGDEAKLKRIMLRVVPRNERKEALRRGELDLAEVDVATVRSIVRAHKGGEEDAKSRKREDHPRKSTEELRKQAQRDGHLRHVALRHAFEPAYTQLALNGASGPLADERVRRAVARAIDREGIAKRALRGTGLPVKSLGSHLRMIDQDGYADNSDALGKQDVESAQSLLAEAGWKDGGARSGSTGGADAKKGEHGKKDNDKNEGRKQSEDARDRKGDGNDEGKNAQHGNSQDRAGAAAPAAAPVSAQDADRIAGQPLVLSPATTGQSASLKTQAALARLSTAEESGSESEIREAWAALDEATDARADAAELRLLSDSGAKVQRMKAGKPLTLRFVLPSGPGSESIKDTGARIAKELTRIGVRTRMKHVPAEDYFAKHIASGDYDLAIYSWPGTAYPATDARPIFAKPAAAADGSLLVEQNYTRVGTNQIDQLFEQASTELDDGARNDLIKRADARIWAAAGSVPLYQRPQLVAAGDKVANAGAFGFQTPRYQDIGFEK; this is translated from the coding sequence ATGCCAGCCGCGCAAGCTCTCGACGCAGCCACCCGGCGTTCACTCGCACTCCTCCTGGCCGGCGCGCTGATCCCTCTAGCCGGGTGCACATCCGGCGACGGTGGTGGTCCCAGCTCCGAAGGAGGCGGCAGCGGCGCCTCACGAGACGTTCCCCACCTCGACCGTGAACAGATCGCCTCGGGTGGCTCGATGCACTGGGCCATCGATTCCCTGCCGCCCACGCTCAACGCGTTCCAGCCCACTGCCGACGCGACGACCGAGCGCGTCACCGGCGCCACACTGCCCTCCGTCTTCACACTCGACTCAGCGGCCCGCCCGCAGCTCAACACCGACTACGTCGAGTCCGCCGAGATCACCACGCGCGAGCCGCGCCAGACCGTCGTCTACAAGCTCAATCCGAAGGCGAGATGGAGCAGCGGACGCTCGATCGGCGTGGCCGACTTCAAGGCCCAGTGGAAGGCGCTCAGCGGCAAGCACAAGTCGTTCCGCGCCGCCCGGAACGCGGGCTACGACCGCATCGGCAAGGTGACCAGGGGCGAGAACGCCCACGAGGTGAAGGTCGTCTTCCGCAAGTCCTACGCCGACTGGAAGTCGCTGTTCACGCCCCTCTACCCGAAGACGGTCATGGGCCGCGCCGACGACTTCAAGCACGCCGCGCGCACCTCGCTTCCGGTCTCCGCCGGCCCCTTCCGCGTCAAGAAGATCCACCGCGGCGACACCTCGGTCGCACTCGTACGGAACGGCAAGTGGTGGGGCGACGAGGCGAAGCTGAAGCGGATCATGCTGCGGGTCGTCCCCCGCAACGAGCGCAAGGAGGCACTGCGGCGAGGGGAGCTCGACCTCGCCGAGGTCGACGTGGCCACCGTGCGCAGCATCGTCCGCGCGCACAAGGGAGGGGAGGAGGACGCCAAGAGCAGGAAGCGCGAGGACCATCCGCGCAAGTCCACGGAGGAGCTGCGCAAGCAGGCCCAGCGGGACGGGCACCTGCGCCACGTCGCCCTGCGCCACGCCTTCGAACCCGCCTACACCCAGCTCGCGCTCAACGGCGCCTCGGGCCCGCTCGCGGATGAGCGGGTGCGGCGTGCCGTCGCCCGCGCCATCGACCGCGAGGGCATCGCCAAGCGCGCGCTGCGCGGCACGGGACTGCCCGTCAAGTCGCTCGGCAGCCACCTGCGGATGATCGACCAGGACGGATACGCGGACAACAGCGACGCCCTCGGGAAGCAGGACGTGGAGTCGGCCCAGTCGCTCCTGGCCGAGGCCGGCTGGAAGGACGGGGGCGCACGGTCGGGATCCACCGGCGGCGCGGACGCCAAGAAGGGCGAGCACGGCAAGAAGGACAACGACAAGAACGAGGGCCGGAAGCAGAGCGAGGACGCCAGGGACCGCAAGGGCGACGGGAACGACGAAGGCAAGAACGCCCAGCATGGCAACTCCCAGGACCGCGCCGGAGCCGCAGCACCCGCGGCGGCCCCCGTGAGCGCTCAGGACGCCGACCGGATCGCGGGGCAGCCGCTGGTGCTCTCTCCCGCCACCACCGGACAGAGCGCCTCGCTCAAGACACAGGCGGCCCTCGCACGGCTGAGCACGGCGGAGGAGAGCGGCTCCGAGAGCGAGATCCGCGAAGCCTGGGCCGCCCTGGACGAGGCCACGGATGCCCGCGCCGACGCGGCGGAACTGCGGCTGCTCTCCGACAGCGGAGCGAAGGTGCAGCGCATGAAGGCGGGCAAGCCGCTGACGCTGCGCTTCGTGCTCCCCTCGGGACCCGGCTCGGAGTCGATCAAGGACACCGGGGCCCGGATCGCCAAGGAGCTGACCCGCATCGGCGTCCGTACGCGGATGAAGCACGTCCCCGCCGAGGACTACTTCGCCAAGCACATCGCCTCGGGCGACTACGACCTGGCCATCTACTCCTGGCCCGGCACCGCCTACCCGGCGACGGACGCCCGTCCGATCTTCGCCAAGCCGGCGGCCGCGGCGGACGGTTCGCTGCTCGTCGAGCAGAACTACACGCGCGTCGGCACCAACCAGATCGACCAGCTCTTCGAGCAGGCGTCGACGGAACTCGACGACGGTGCCCGCAACGACCTCATCAAGCGTGCCGACGCCCGCATCTGGGCGGCGGCGGGTTCGGTGCCCCTCTACCAGCGGCCGCAGCTCGTGGCCGCCGGTGACAAGGTCGCCAACGCCGGTGCCTTCGGCTTCCAGACGCCGCGCTACCAGGACATCGGCTTCGAGAAGTAG